The sequence GGGGCAACGGAAAGCTTAGTCGCACGTTCAGATGTTAGAGAAGCTGAACGGGCGACTTCTCCGTTTTTTTAAGTGTCATCACCCACGCCAGGTGCCGCAGGGCGGGGGCGCGGCCGCTCGCTCCCCGGGGACGGCTCGTTCCTCCGTCGGACACGCACGCGGCGCCTTTGTCAACCCGCAATTCCCGCACCACGACCGACCGAGAGGCCGCGGGCGGAAAGGGGCGGCCGGGACTTCACGGCGGAGCCGCCCACGGGGTCGCGCGCCTCCCAGGTGCAGTCGGTCTCGCCAAGGGTCCGCGTCTACAGAGACCAGGACCGAAATCCCGGAGCTTCGGCACCCGGGAGCGGAGACCCGACACCCCGCCTGGCCGCCGCGCCCCAGCCCCCCTCGGCGTGCTCGGCTGGGCGCCCCGGCTCCTTCCCTGACCCGCACCCGCCGTACCTCGGGTCGCTCGCTCCGGCGCGTTCCGCCCCGGCGGGCGCGGCGCTCCGGGGAGGGGGCGCCGggaggggcggcggcggcggctccggtTTGTAAACACGCTCCACGTGCGCTCGCCCTGCCCCATTCGCAGCCCGCTCCCGCGCCCGTCGATGCGCGGCTTTCCGACCAGTCCTCGGAGGGTGCGGTTTTTACTCCGTCCGAGGGAGAAGGAAGCGTCCCCCGCCGAGCCGTGCCAGCAGGTAGAAAAGCCGAGACAAGGCGAGCTTATATCGCCCCCTGCCGGCCGCGACGCACGCGGCGGCCCGGAGCCGCCCGGCTATTAGCGGAACCCACACGGCGTCCAAAGACGCCGCCgccgccaggccccgcccctccccgccgcAGGCCCAGGCCCCGCCTTCGTCCCTCCGCAgccgccaggccccgcccctcccccgccccgcccgccgcaggccccgcccccgtcGGCCCCCGCCagccgcaggccccgcccccgggtCGCGCGCGCCCGCCCGCGCAGGCCCCGCCTTCCAGCCGGGACAACGTTCCTGCGGGGGCGCGCGCGTGCTCTCTAATCCCCCGCCTTCCGGCTCCGGCGCCCgtcgccgctgccgccgccgcgcCACCAGTGTCAGCCTCCCTCGGGAGACTCCATTTGCTCTTGGTGCGGTCTGGCCGCCGTGCAGGCGGGCGGAGAGCGATGCCCCCGGCCGGCGGACTGGCGGTCCCCGCGCCAAGCGACCGCTCGCTCGCTCGCTGGCTGCGGCGGTGACACCCTGGTCGCCGGCGTCCTCGGCGGAATCCGGGCTCCCCCCGCGGGAGGAAAGACGTCCCGCGCTCTGGAGCTCGCCCGGCGGGGAGAGGCCCTCGCTAACACAGCTTCTCTCTGACCTCTTAATTTCGGGAGGTAGGCTATTCAGgtccctctgtcaccccaggtgaCGCCTAGAAGCATTATTGTCGTATTTAGCTCTCTATCATCACGTTACTAGGAGGCGATAATTTTCTCAACATAGTTGCAGGATAGATGTGGGTAATGCCACAGATCCTGATgtggaattgaaaaaaaaaatgtttttggtgtTTTCCTTTAGGTTTCGGAGGCTCCGAGTCTCTATACGGCCCCCACAGGAACTACTTCTGTTGGCCCATCGAGGATCATCTTTCACCAGCATTATTGTAACATCATCTTCACGGAGCCTTCCACCCCATAGTCTCCACGTTGGGTCCTAATTTCCACCAGTGAAGTTTTTTGATGCTTTCTTTAGCAATGTGACATCATCTCTTGTCCACCTTCCTCCTTTGCAGTTGCCAAATCGATTAGGTGTAAGTGGCCTTAAAGTTCGGAGTTTTCTGCCTGTCCACTTTCACCTTGCAGGCACCGCTCTCTTCTGTCCAGCTCACCTTGCCTTGCTTGCCTATGATTTCCATAAGCACTCGTTTGCGTAACATGTAGCAGCCCTTGCCTGGAGAGACGGCATTCCATACAATCCATTGCTTGACAAAGACCACATAGTCAGGGGGTGAgctttcccattttattttcctgtatgtCAAGTTTGCAAGTCCTCTCTTGACTTAAACTATTTATTACCTAGCGCATTTCCCAAAACAACTTCCCCGAGTCTTAGTGGCTTGATCAAAGAACCTCACCTACAGTGATGGCAAGAATTGAGCGTGCAATAGTACTGTTTTGCAGATCTTGCTAGTATAGTATTGATTCAAATTCTAACCTCCAGTGAGATTGCAATTCATGAAAAGACCTTAACTAAGTAAGGAGGAAGAAAGATAGAAGATAAGATTAATTGGAGATAGGGCTTATTGTAGGAACTTTGTAAGTTTTAAAAGAGCAAGTGAAAGGATTCATGTCGACTTTGTCTGGAAATTGACCATCACACTATCCATCTAGGTCCTAAGagtgagaggaaggaagaatcTTAAGACCTCTTTTTCTATTCCCTTTGTGTTCAAATCTCAGTTGTTAATTATCTTGTAATTGCCTAAaatattatacacttaaaatgttgGGGAAACGTAAGCGTGTGGTGTTGACAATTAAGGAGAAGCTTGACATTATTAAGAAACTCGAGGAAGGCATCTCTTTCAAAAAACTTTCAGTGGTGTATGGAATTGGTGAATCCACCGTTCGtgatattaaaaagaacaaagaaaggattATAAACTATGCAAACAGTTCAGATCCTACTAGTGGGGTTTCCAAACGTAAATCTATGAAGTCATCAACATATGAGGAACTCGATAGAGTGATGATAGAGTGGTTTaaccaacagaaaacaaatggGATTCCAGTGTCTGGAACGATTTGTGCAAAACAAGCCAAGTTCTTTTTTGATGCTTTGGGGATGGAAGGCGATTTTAACGCATCCTCTGGCTGGCTAACTCGGTTTAAGCGGCGCCATGGTATTCCAAAGGCCGCTGGTAAAGGAACGAAATTAAAAGGAGATGAAACTGCAGCCAGTGAATTTTGTGGGAACTTTCAGGAATTTGTTGAGAGAGAGAATCTACAACCAGAGCAAATTTATGGTGCTGATCAAACTGGGTTGTTCTGGAAATGTCTACCATCAAGGACATTAGCTCTTGAAACTGAGCAAAGTACTTCTGGGTATAAGTCAAGCAGAGAGAGAATCATTATTATGTGCTGTGCAAATGCCACAGGTTTACACAAACTTAATCTTTGTGTTGTGGGGAAGGCAAAAAAACCTCGTGCATTCAAAGAAACTGACCTTTCAAACCTTCCTGTCACTTACTTCAGTCAAAAAAGTGCATGGATAGAACAATCTGTTTTCAGACAGTGGTTTGAAAAATACTTTGTGCCACAGGTACAGAAGCATTTGAAATCCAAGGGGCTTCTAGAAAAAGCAGTGCTGCTTTTAGATTTCCCACCAGCACATCCAAATGAAGAAATGCTGAGTTCAGATGATGGCAGAATAATTGTGAAATATTTGCCACCAAATGTCACAAGTTTAATTCAACCTATGAGCCAGGGAGTTCTAGCCACTGTAAAAAGATACTACCGAGCGGGACTTCTCCAGAAATACATGGATGAAGGAATAGACCCAAAAATGTTTTGGAAGAACTTGACAGTGTTGGATGCAATTTATGAAGTATCAAGAGCTTGGAACATGGTAAAATCTAGTACCATAACCAAAGCTTGGAAAAAACTTTTCCCTGGCATTGAAGAGAATTCAGGCATGAACATCGATGAAGGAGCCATTTTAGCAGCTAATTTAGCAACAGTTTTACAGAATACAGAAGAATGTGAACACGTTGACATTGAGAATATTGATCAGTGGTTTGACTCTCAGAGTAATGACTCAAGCTGTCAGGTGCTAACTGACAGTGAAAGTGCTGGGGACCAGGCCAAGGCTGCTGAGCAA is a genomic window of Lemur catta isolate mLemCat1 chromosome 24, mLemCat1.pri, whole genome shotgun sequence containing:
- the TIGD2 gene encoding tigger transposable element-derived protein 2 → MLGKRKRVVLTIKEKLDIIKKLEEGISFKKLSVVYGIGESTVRDIKKNKERIINYANSSDPTSGVSKRKSMKSSTYEELDRVMIEWFNQQKTNGIPVSGTICAKQAKFFFDALGMEGDFNASSGWLTRFKRRHGIPKAAGKGTKLKGDETAASEFCGNFQEFVERENLQPEQIYGADQTGLFWKCLPSRTLALETEQSTSGYKSSRERIIIMCCANATGLHKLNLCVVGKAKKPRAFKETDLSNLPVTYFSQKSAWIEQSVFRQWFEKYFVPQVQKHLKSKGLLEKAVLLLDFPPAHPNEEMLSSDDGRIIVKYLPPNVTSLIQPMSQGVLATVKRYYRAGLLQKYMDEGIDPKMFWKNLTVLDAIYEVSRAWNMVKSSTITKAWKKLFPGIEENSGMNIDEGAILAANLATVLQNTEECEHVDIENIDQWFDSQSNDSSCQVLTDSESAGDQAKAAEQKPSSKTRKTDLNPEKHISHKAALEWTENLLDYLEQQDDMLLSDKLVLRRLRTIIRRKQKIQNYKSH